One window from the genome of Aquabacterium sp. A3 encodes:
- a CDS encoding efflux RND transporter permease subunit encodes MTRWSQWCVSHPVATTLLTLAVAILGVLAFPRLPVAPLPQAEFPTIRVSASLPGASPDTMASAVATPLEVALSAVPGITEMTSSSSQGRVSITLQFSLDKDIDVAAQEVQAELAGVQRRLPEAMTSPPSWRKVNPADSPILVLKVQSEVLPMTELSDLAETVIARQITQIDGVSEVGITGQKRPAIRIRAEPSVLAAQGLTLADIREAVSRTTLNQPSGTLMGADRAATLQVNQQLLDPQPYADLVLRSASGLPVRLGDVAQVSWGAENDHVQAWQDGREGLNLIIRRQPDANIVATVDRILAALPDLANRLPASVEVNVLNDRTRTIRSSLHEVEITLALTVVLVVAVMGAFLRQWSATVIVATVLGVSLTATVGFMYLLGFSLNNLTLVALIIAVGFVVDDAIVVVENIHRQMERGLGMPQAAIAGAGEIGFTVVSISLSLVAAFIPLLFMDGVVGRLFFEFAVTVALAVLLSVLAALTLAPMMAAYMMKGVPSHEDSGWVNRLVAAYGRSLAWSLRHPRTLMSVFVLGVAAAVWGYVVIPKGFFPLQDTAFVFGTTQGPQDASFDDMKARHAALAKVVAQDPAVQSYAHAVGATGGSTDMSSGRFWIVLKDRSDRDVSAQQFIDRLRPQLAQVPGVTLFLRAAQDINLGTGPARTQYQYVLRAADSGVLGAWTQRLTDRLAALPALRDVSNDLQMGAGLVRIEIDRDAAARHGLTVDDVNQALYSAYGQRQIAEVQTEVNQYPVLLDIDAGLRGRIDSLEWLHLRSPTTGAMVPLLSVARVLPRSTGPVSIGRDGMQPAVTIAFNLAEGVSLGEAVELIERARQQEGLPADVSGEFRGAAQAFQDALQSQPWLILAALVAVYIILGVLYESFVHPLTILSTLPSAGVGALAMLWLVDEPFSVMALIGVVLLIGIVKKNGILLVDFALTAQRRQGVDASQAMQAAGVARVRPIMMTTLAALLAAIPLMIGLGTGAELRQPLGYAVVGGLLVSQLLTLYTTPVVYVMLDRFVRRPDHPPAVPPMT; translated from the coding sequence ATGACCCGTTGGTCTCAGTGGTGTGTGTCTCACCCGGTGGCCACCACGCTGCTGACGCTGGCCGTGGCCATCCTGGGGGTGCTGGCCTTTCCCCGCCTGCCGGTGGCGCCGTTGCCGCAGGCAGAGTTTCCCACCATCCGCGTGAGCGCCAGCCTGCCGGGTGCCAGCCCCGACACCATGGCGTCGGCCGTGGCAACCCCGCTGGAGGTGGCGCTCAGCGCGGTGCCGGGCATCACCGAGATGACTTCATCGAGCAGCCAGGGCCGCGTGAGCATCACCTTGCAGTTCTCGCTCGACAAGGACATCGATGTGGCCGCACAAGAAGTGCAGGCCGAGCTGGCGGGTGTTCAGCGCCGATTGCCTGAGGCCATGACCTCGCCGCCCTCGTGGCGCAAGGTCAATCCGGCCGACAGCCCGATCCTGGTGCTGAAGGTTCAGTCCGAGGTCTTGCCCATGACCGAGTTGAGCGATCTGGCAGAAACCGTGATCGCGCGACAGATCACGCAAATCGATGGCGTGTCCGAAGTGGGCATCACCGGCCAGAAGCGACCGGCCATCCGCATCCGGGCCGAGCCCTCCGTTCTGGCGGCCCAGGGGCTCACGCTGGCCGACATCCGGGAGGCCGTCAGCCGCACCACCCTCAACCAGCCCTCAGGCACCTTGATGGGCGCTGACCGGGCGGCCACGCTCCAGGTCAATCAACAACTGCTTGACCCCCAGCCCTATGCGGACCTGGTGTTGCGCAGTGCATCCGGTCTGCCCGTTCGCCTGGGCGACGTGGCTCAGGTGAGCTGGGGCGCAGAAAACGACCATGTGCAGGCCTGGCAGGATGGCCGAGAGGGCCTGAACCTCATCATTCGACGGCAGCCCGACGCCAACATCGTGGCCACCGTGGACCGCATCCTGGCGGCCTTGCCTGATCTGGCCAACCGGCTGCCTGCCAGCGTCGAGGTCAATGTGCTCAATGACCGCACCCGCACCATCCGGTCGTCGCTGCATGAGGTCGAGATCACCCTGGCCCTGACCGTGGTGCTGGTGGTGGCGGTCATGGGCGCCTTTTTGCGGCAGTGGTCCGCCACGGTGATCGTGGCCACCGTGCTGGGCGTGTCGCTGACGGCCACCGTCGGGTTCATGTACCTGCTGGGCTTCAGCCTGAACAACCTCACCTTGGTGGCCCTGATCATCGCCGTCGGCTTTGTGGTGGACGACGCCATCGTGGTCGTCGAGAACATCCACCGTCAGATGGAGCGTGGCCTGGGCATGCCCCAGGCGGCCATCGCCGGGGCCGGAGAGATCGGGTTCACGGTCGTGTCCATCAGCCTGTCGCTGGTGGCCGCCTTCATTCCTTTGCTGTTCATGGACGGCGTCGTGGGCAGGCTCTTCTTCGAGTTTGCCGTCACCGTGGCCCTGGCGGTGCTGTTGTCGGTGCTGGCCGCCTTGACGCTGGCGCCCATGATGGCGGCCTACATGATGAAGGGCGTGCCGTCTCATGAGGACTCGGGCTGGGTGAACCGGCTGGTGGCGGCGTACGGGCGCAGTCTGGCCTGGTCATTGCGCCATCCGCGCACCTTGATGAGCGTGTTTGTGCTGGGCGTGGCCGCGGCGGTCTGGGGCTATGTGGTCATTCCCAAGGGGTTTTTCCCGCTGCAGGACACGGCGTTCGTGTTCGGCACCACCCAGGGGCCGCAAGACGCTTCGTTCGACGACATGAAAGCCCGCCACGCGGCGTTGGCCAAGGTCGTGGCGCAAGACCCGGCGGTGCAGTCTTATGCGCATGCGGTGGGGGCCACGGGGGGCAGCACGGACATGTCCAGCGGCCGGTTCTGGATCGTGCTCAAAGACCGCTCAGACCGGGACGTGTCGGCCCAGCAGTTCATCGATCGGTTGCGCCCTCAGTTGGCTCAGGTGCCCGGGGTGACCCTGTTCCTGCGGGCCGCCCAGGACATCAATCTGGGCACGGGCCCCGCTCGCACGCAGTACCAGTATGTTTTGCGTGCCGCCGACAGCGGCGTGCTGGGCGCCTGGACGCAGCGCCTCACCGATCGGCTGGCGGCCTTGCCCGCCTTGCGTGACGTGTCCAACGATTTGCAGATGGGCGCCGGGCTGGTGCGCATCGAGATCGATCGGGATGCCGCCGCTCGCCACGGTTTGACGGTCGATGACGTCAATCAGGCCTTGTACAGCGCCTATGGGCAGCGTCAGATTGCCGAGGTTCAGACCGAGGTGAATCAGTACCCGGTCTTGCTGGACATCGACGCCGGCTTGCGTGGCCGGATCGACAGCCTGGAGTGGCTGCACCTGCGATCTCCCACCACCGGGGCCATGGTGCCCTTGCTGTCGGTGGCCCGCGTGTTGCCCCGCAGCACCGGGCCCGTGAGCATCGGCCGCGACGGCATGCAACCAGCGGTCACCATCGCGTTCAACCTCGCCGAGGGCGTGTCCCTGGGAGAGGCCGTCGAGTTGATCGAGCGCGCGCGGCAGCAAGAGGGGCTGCCTGCCGACGTTTCTGGCGAGTTCAGGGGCGCAGCGCAGGCCTTCCAGGATGCCTTGCAAAGCCAGCCCTGGCTGATCCTGGCGGCGCTGGTGGCCGTCTACATCATTCTTGGCGTGCTGTACGAGAGCTTCGTGCATCCGCTCACCATCCTGTCCACGCTGCCGTCGGCCGGGGTGGGGGCCTTGGCCATGTTGTGGCTTGTTGATGAGCCCTTTTCAGTGATGGCACTGATCGGCGTGGTGTTGCTCATCGGCATCGTCAAGAAGAACGGCATCTTGCTGGTGGACTTTGCCTTGACCGCCCAGCGGCGGCAGGGCGTCGATGCGTCCCAGGCCATGCAGGCTGCGGGCGTGGCACGGGTGCGCCCGATCATGATGACCACGCTGGCGGCCTTGCTGGCGGCCATCCCGCTGATGATCGGCCTGGGCACCGGCGCCGAGCTGCGCCAGCCGCTGGGTTATGCCGTGGTGGGGGGCTTGCTGGTCAGCCAGTTGCTGACCCTGTACACCACCCCCGTCGTGTACGTGATGCTGGACCGGTTCGTGCGGCGCCCGGACCACCCCCCCGCAGTTCCACCAATGACGTGA